Proteins encoded by one window of Acidipropionibacterium virtanenii:
- a CDS encoding ABC transporter ATP-binding protein: MLSRTSPRTPQTRPSPAAPDREGHPPVVVADSLVKTYGPTRALAGVSTVIGAGESVAVMGPSGSGKTTLLHCLSGILAADSGSIELQLDRPVRVDGLDAAGRARLRRERLGFVFQQGMLVPELTAVENVALPLMLNGVDRSQAEAQASRWMAALGLPGLEDRRIGQLSGGQAQRVAIARAQVTDPAIVFADEPTGALDSRTAAEVMAALLESTAGRGRTLVVVTHDLNVARSCGRILTLADGRIVSDQRRPAPVGRKEAVR, encoded by the coding sequence ATGCTCAGTCGAACGTCACCCCGGACCCCGCAGACCCGCCCCTCCCCCGCCGCGCCGGACCGGGAGGGCCACCCGCCCGTTGTCGTCGCCGACTCCCTGGTGAAGACCTACGGGCCCACCCGCGCGCTGGCCGGGGTGAGCACGGTCATCGGAGCCGGCGAGTCGGTGGCCGTGATGGGCCCCTCGGGCTCCGGCAAGACCACCCTGCTGCACTGCCTGTCGGGCATCCTCGCCGCCGACTCCGGATCTATCGAACTGCAGCTGGACCGGCCCGTCCGGGTTGACGGGCTGGACGCCGCAGGCCGGGCGCGGCTGCGGCGCGAACGCCTCGGTTTCGTGTTCCAGCAGGGGATGCTGGTGCCTGAGCTCACGGCCGTCGAGAACGTGGCGCTGCCGCTGATGCTCAACGGCGTCGACCGGTCACAGGCCGAGGCCCAGGCCTCCCGCTGGATGGCGGCCCTGGGACTGCCCGGGCTGGAGGATCGACGGATCGGGCAGCTGTCGGGCGGCCAGGCGCAACGGGTGGCCATCGCCCGAGCCCAGGTCACCGACCCCGCGATCGTCTTCGCCGACGAACCCACCGGCGCGCTGGATTCACGGACGGCCGCCGAGGTGATGGCGGCCCTGCTGGAGTCGACGGCCGGTCGTGGGCGCACCCTCGTCGTCGTCACCCATGACCTGAATGTGGCCCGGTCCTGCGGGAGGATCCTCACCCTGGCCGACGGCCGGATCGTCTCCGACCAGCGGCGTCCGGCCCCCGTGGGACGGAAGGAGGCTGTGCGATGA
- a CDS encoding helix-turn-helix transcriptional regulator, whose amino-acid sequence MTGTQLRLTDPGTDSPADRVVDSLRRRGGTASASEVGEDLAIHVSTARFHLDRLVEEGRVRTGREKRATRGRPRTMFTLAPDPADGPRAYHMLAGVLVDHLARQDDAVAVAHQAGVEWGRRYAGVDISEILEQIGFAPCPAEQSSPAEQNGPADRDSAAAADDSDDGAVRLALRHCPFIDVVRDHADLLCPLHRGVIEGVVGHPVGLEAHPGGICFVDLDQAG is encoded by the coding sequence ATGACCGGAACACAGCTCAGACTCACCGATCCCGGAACCGATTCGCCGGCCGACCGGGTCGTCGACTCGCTGCGGCGGCGCGGAGGCACGGCGTCGGCCTCAGAGGTGGGAGAGGACCTCGCCATCCACGTCTCCACGGCGCGATTCCATCTGGACCGGCTGGTCGAGGAGGGGCGGGTCCGGACGGGCCGGGAGAAGCGAGCGACCCGCGGACGCCCCCGCACCATGTTCACCCTCGCCCCGGATCCGGCCGACGGCCCCAGGGCCTATCACATGCTCGCCGGGGTGCTCGTCGACCATCTGGCCCGCCAGGACGACGCCGTCGCCGTGGCCCACCAGGCCGGCGTCGAGTGGGGACGCCGGTACGCCGGGGTCGACATCTCCGAGATCCTCGAGCAGATCGGTTTCGCCCCCTGCCCGGCAGAACAGAGCAGTCCGGCGGAACAGAACGGCCCGGCAGATCGGGACAGCGCTGCCGCCGCGGACGATTCCGATGACGGCGCCGTCCGGCTCGCGCTGCGCCACTGCCCCTTCATCGACGTCGTCCGGGATCACGCGGACCTCCTCTGCCCGCTGCACCGCGGCGTCATCGAAGGGGTCGTGGGGCATCCGGTCGGTCTGGAGGCCCACCCCGGCGGGATCTGCTTCGTCGATCTGGATCAGGCCGGCTGA
- a CDS encoding NAD-dependent succinate-semialdehyde dehydrogenase — MTTMDRSLPQDLPHQLLIGGQWVDADEGRTFDVIDPATEDVLISIADAGQNQGVDALDAAVVAQDAWAATAPRERAEILRRGWQIITDRKDDFARLMTLEMGKPLVEAYGEVTYGAEFLRWFSEEAVRIRGDYGILPEGKVRQLVMKRPVGPCLFITPWNFPLAMATRKSGPALAAGCTVVIRPASATPLTTLLFAKAMQDAGLPDGVLNIVTGRDHGVTDKVLADPRLRKLSFTGSTPVGRHLLAQASEHVLRTSMELGGNAPFIVFEDADVDAAVEGAKGAKMRNMGEACISANRFIVHESVAHEFTEKFTRYMSGLVVGDGMAEGTDVGPLITAGDREKVHGLVDSARQAGGEVLTGGEIPSGRGFYYPPTVIAGVPADADVMTTEIFGPVAPITTFSTEEEALRIANSVPVGLAGYAYTRDVDRIQRLGAKLETGMVGVNIGVFSNAAAPFGGVKESGLGREGSYQGIDEFLETIYLALPDPS; from the coding sequence ATGACGACCATGGACCGTTCGCTTCCGCAAGACCTCCCGCATCAGTTGCTCATCGGCGGCCAGTGGGTCGACGCCGACGAGGGCCGTACCTTCGACGTCATCGACCCCGCCACCGAGGACGTGCTCATCTCCATCGCCGACGCCGGCCAGAACCAGGGCGTCGACGCGCTGGACGCCGCCGTCGTCGCGCAGGACGCCTGGGCCGCCACGGCCCCGCGCGAGCGCGCCGAGATCCTGCGGCGCGGCTGGCAGATCATCACCGACCGCAAGGACGACTTCGCCCGCCTCATGACTCTGGAGATGGGCAAGCCGCTGGTCGAGGCCTACGGCGAGGTGACCTACGGCGCCGAGTTCCTGCGCTGGTTCTCCGAGGAGGCCGTGCGCATCCGCGGCGACTACGGCATCCTGCCCGAGGGCAAGGTCCGCCAGCTCGTGATGAAGCGCCCCGTCGGCCCCTGCCTGTTCATCACCCCCTGGAACTTCCCGCTGGCGATGGCCACCCGCAAGTCCGGCCCCGCCCTGGCGGCCGGCTGCACCGTGGTGATCCGGCCCGCCTCGGCCACCCCGCTCACCACCCTGCTCTTCGCGAAGGCCATGCAGGACGCCGGACTGCCCGACGGCGTCCTCAACATCGTCACAGGCCGCGACCACGGCGTCACCGACAAGGTGCTGGCCGATCCCAGGCTGCGCAAGCTCTCCTTCACCGGGTCCACCCCGGTCGGCCGCCACCTGCTGGCCCAGGCCTCCGAGCACGTGCTGCGCACCTCCATGGAGCTGGGCGGCAACGCCCCCTTCATCGTCTTCGAGGACGCCGACGTCGACGCGGCGGTCGAGGGGGCCAAGGGCGCCAAGATGCGCAACATGGGGGAGGCCTGCATCTCCGCCAACCGGTTCATCGTCCACGAGTCCGTGGCCCATGAGTTCACCGAGAAGTTCACCCGGTACATGTCGGGCCTGGTGGTCGGCGACGGGATGGCCGAGGGCACCGACGTCGGCCCCCTCATCACCGCCGGAGACCGCGAGAAGGTGCACGGGCTGGTGGATTCGGCCCGCCAGGCCGGCGGGGAGGTGCTCACCGGTGGCGAGATCCCCTCGGGCAGGGGGTTCTACTACCCGCCCACGGTGATCGCCGGGGTGCCCGCCGACGCCGATGTGATGACCACCGAGATCTTCGGGCCGGTGGCCCCGATCACCACCTTCAGCACCGAGGAGGAGGCCCTGAGGATCGCCAACTCGGTGCCCGTCGGGCTGGCCGGATATGCGTACACCCGCGACGTCGACCGCATCCAGCGGCTGGGGGCGAAACTGGAGACCGGGATGGTCGGCGTCAATATCGGCGTCTTCTCCAATGCGGCCGCCCCCTTCGGCGGGGTGAAGGAGTCCGGTCTGGGGCGCGAGGGCTCCTACCAGGGGATCGACGAGTTCCTGGAGACCATCTACCTGGCTCTTCCCGACCCCTCCTGA
- a CDS encoding NAD-dependent malic enzyme, whose protein sequence is MVGRRDQHTPSTPTVPPALGDPVLNHGSGFTHAERSRLGLTGRLPTGVLDLQEQADRVYHNLHEVDSDLQRNLLLEQVHNRNETLYYKVIIDHLSELLPIVYDPTVGEAIKNYSDEYRGQRGVFLSIDRPDEIEASFATLGLGPDDVDLIVCTDAEQILGIGDWGVGGIQISVGKLAIYTAGAGIDPRRTIAVSLDVGTDNQLLLNDPFYLGNRHSRRRGDDYREFIERYISTAARLFPDALLHFEDFGPDHARAILDEHAERYRIFNDDVQGTGAVVMAALYAATSETGIPLTEQRMVVFGAGTAGVGIADQLRDAMVEAGADRQEAASRIWLVDKQGLLFDDTDGLRDFQKAYTRPASERPAGGTSPGQLEAIRAARPTILLGTSTRHGAFTRRVVEAMADATGRPIILPISNPTDRVEADPRDIIEWSKGRALVATGIPVEAFEYDGKEYTIGQANNFLVFPGIGLGVAVSGATRVTPGILAAAARGVAWAADEAGRGSSLLPDVENLRAVSATVARAVYEQAVAEGLATRSHEDVVQAIQDAMWSPRY, encoded by the coding sequence ATGGTAGGACGCCGGGACCAGCACACGCCATCGACGCCGACGGTGCCGCCGGCACTGGGAGATCCCGTCCTCAACCACGGGTCGGGATTCACCCACGCCGAGCGCTCCCGGCTCGGCCTGACGGGACGCCTGCCCACCGGCGTCCTGGATCTTCAGGAGCAGGCCGACCGCGTCTACCACAACCTTCATGAGGTCGATTCCGACCTTCAGCGCAACCTGCTGCTGGAGCAGGTGCACAACCGCAACGAGACCCTCTACTACAAGGTGATCATCGATCACCTGTCGGAGTTGCTGCCCATCGTCTACGACCCCACGGTCGGCGAGGCCATCAAGAACTACTCCGACGAGTACCGCGGGCAGCGCGGCGTCTTCCTGTCCATCGACCGCCCCGACGAGATCGAGGCCTCCTTCGCCACGCTCGGGCTGGGGCCCGACGACGTCGACCTCATCGTGTGCACCGACGCCGAGCAGATCCTGGGCATCGGGGACTGGGGCGTGGGCGGCATCCAGATCTCGGTGGGCAAGCTGGCGATCTACACGGCCGGGGCCGGCATCGACCCGCGCCGCACCATCGCCGTCTCACTGGACGTCGGCACCGACAATCAGCTGCTGCTCAACGATCCGTTCTACCTGGGCAACCGGCATTCGCGACGCCGCGGCGACGACTACCGCGAGTTCATCGAGCGCTACATCTCCACCGCCGCCCGACTGTTCCCCGATGCCCTGCTGCACTTCGAGGACTTCGGGCCCGATCACGCCCGCGCGATTCTCGACGAGCACGCCGAGCGCTACCGCATCTTCAACGACGACGTCCAGGGCACCGGGGCGGTGGTGATGGCCGCTCTCTATGCCGCGACCTCCGAGACCGGGATCCCCCTGACCGAGCAGAGGATGGTCGTCTTCGGCGCCGGCACTGCGGGGGTCGGGATCGCCGACCAGCTGCGCGACGCCATGGTCGAGGCCGGTGCGGATCGGCAGGAGGCGGCGTCGCGCATCTGGCTGGTGGACAAGCAGGGCCTGCTCTTCGACGACACCGACGGCCTGCGCGACTTCCAGAAGGCCTATACGAGGCCTGCCTCCGAACGGCCGGCGGGCGGGACGTCCCCAGGGCAGCTGGAGGCGATCCGGGCCGCGCGGCCCACCATTCTGCTCGGCACCTCCACCCGGCACGGCGCCTTCACCCGCCGGGTCGTGGAGGCGATGGCCGACGCCACCGGACGCCCGATCATCCTGCCGATCTCCAACCCGACCGACCGCGTGGAGGCTGACCCGCGCGACATCATCGAGTGGTCGAAGGGCCGGGCGCTGGTGGCCACCGGCATCCCGGTCGAAGCGTTCGAGTACGACGGGAAGGAGTACACGATCGGGCAGGCGAACAACTTCCTCGTCTTCCCCGGCATCGGGCTGGGAGTGGCGGTGAGCGGGGCCACCCGGGTGACGCCGGGGATTCTCGCCGCGGCCGCCCGCGGCGTGGCCTGGGCCGCCGACGAGGCCGGACGGGGCAGTTCCCTGCTGCCCGACGTGGAGAATCTGCGCGCGGTCTCGGCCACCGTGGCGCGGGCCGTGTACGAGCAGGCGGTGGCCGAGGGGCTCGCGACCCGCAGCCACGAGGACGTCGTCCAGGCGATCCAGGACGCCATGTGGTCGCCCCGGTACTGA
- a CDS encoding multicopper oxidase domain-containing protein: MPEITSRPAEEPTAKGSDRTRRSAWHRKASAPVSVWLVALLAVVIGGHWIPQQRWLLVHMVTLGVATTSILVWGQYFTESILHEKLGEMDRKRQVWRIRILNLGVLACCVGMVPSWPWVVVAGASVVGLAMCWYAIDLGLQVRRALPGRFDATVRFYSAAACLLPLGAIAGAIMAFSPEEPWRTRLLMAHQGLNIMGFVGLTAVGTLVTLWPTVLRTRMQPSQDRNGRRALWIMCAAVLVMTAGSLGGWWWLEAAGVLAELAGLCVVGVDLVRCAMKKPPRDFPGYSMGAAIIWFAIWLGWLAGTILIKRDHLLQEDVTALTVPVVVGFLLQLLLGAMSYLMPMVMGGGPAIVRATNAKMHTLGALRATVTNAGLVIWALATGTWTTRIGLGLAILGMAGFLPAMVAMVKTGVGMLRATRAAAVGRANHSPEDRSGTREREKGAPASKMRASTNHPAPAPTAPTSRRSFAGAAIGLGAALGAVAVGRRLDGTSTDSSSTGAGATATGRTTTVAITMKDMHYHPSSVEVPAGNRLVVQLHNADPEQTHDLYFASGATSRRLAPGQSQTVDAGIITAPTQGWCTIVGHRSMGMELDVTVGGAAASQAAGSTATARRKVDLTKAPGKGFRTRDAKLPALLAGRDHAMTLTVTESVQEVAPGATITAMTYDGRVMGPAIHARMGDTMDVHLVNRGTMGHSIDFHAGTVSPNAVMRTISPGASLDYRFTLHRSGIWLYHCSTMPMSSHIAAGMYGAVVVPPHDLARADREYLLVQSETYLDAANGKEVDADKIAAETPDLTMFNGHANQYVFAPLTAKVGERVRIWVLAAGPSRGISFHVVGTQFDTVFKEGAYLLRPDNAEGGGSQALDLASAQGGFVEMVFEEPGRYTFVNHSFVEMERGARGLIEVVS; the protein is encoded by the coding sequence GTGCCTGAGATCACCTCGCGCCCGGCCGAGGAACCCACTGCGAAGGGCTCCGACCGGACCCGCCGCAGCGCCTGGCACCGCAAGGCCTCGGCGCCCGTCTCGGTGTGGCTGGTGGCGCTGCTGGCCGTGGTGATCGGCGGCCACTGGATTCCCCAGCAGCGCTGGCTGCTGGTGCACATGGTGACCCTGGGCGTGGCCACCACCTCGATCCTGGTGTGGGGGCAGTACTTCACCGAGTCGATCCTCCACGAGAAACTCGGCGAGATGGACCGGAAGCGCCAGGTCTGGAGGATTCGCATCCTCAACCTCGGCGTACTGGCCTGCTGCGTCGGCATGGTGCCGAGCTGGCCGTGGGTGGTGGTGGCCGGGGCGAGCGTCGTGGGACTGGCGATGTGCTGGTACGCCATCGATCTCGGCCTGCAGGTGCGCCGCGCGCTGCCGGGCCGCTTCGACGCCACCGTCCGGTTCTACAGCGCCGCCGCCTGCCTGCTGCCGCTCGGCGCGATCGCCGGGGCGATCATGGCCTTCTCCCCCGAGGAGCCCTGGCGCACCCGGCTGCTGATGGCCCACCAGGGGCTCAACATCATGGGATTCGTGGGGCTGACGGCCGTCGGGACCCTGGTGACCCTGTGGCCCACCGTGCTGCGCACCAGGATGCAGCCCAGCCAGGACCGCAACGGGAGGCGCGCGCTGTGGATCATGTGCGCCGCCGTGCTGGTGATGACCGCCGGATCGCTGGGGGGCTGGTGGTGGCTCGAGGCGGCCGGAGTGCTCGCCGAACTGGCCGGGCTGTGCGTGGTCGGTGTGGATCTGGTGCGCTGCGCGATGAAGAAACCCCCGCGCGACTTCCCCGGGTACTCGATGGGCGCGGCGATCATCTGGTTCGCGATCTGGCTGGGATGGCTGGCCGGAACCATCCTCATCAAGCGCGATCACCTCCTCCAGGAGGACGTCACCGCGCTCACCGTGCCGGTGGTCGTCGGCTTCCTGCTGCAGCTGCTGCTGGGCGCCATGAGCTACCTCATGCCGATGGTGATGGGCGGCGGGCCGGCGATCGTGCGCGCCACCAACGCGAAGATGCACACCCTGGGTGCGCTGCGGGCCACCGTCACCAACGCGGGCCTGGTGATCTGGGCGCTGGCCACCGGAACGTGGACCACCCGGATCGGGCTGGGGCTGGCGATCCTCGGGATGGCCGGATTCCTGCCGGCGATGGTCGCGATGGTGAAGACCGGGGTGGGGATGCTGCGGGCCACGAGGGCGGCCGCCGTCGGGCGCGCGAATCACTCGCCCGAGGACCGTTCTGGAACTCGTGAGCGCGAAAAAGGCGCTCCAGCTAGCAAAATGCGCGCCTCCACCAACCATCCGGCCCCGGCGCCCACCGCCCCGACCTCCCGGCGCTCCTTCGCCGGAGCGGCGATCGGGCTGGGTGCCGCGCTGGGCGCGGTGGCCGTGGGGCGCCGCCTCGACGGCACCTCCACCGACTCCTCGTCGACGGGCGCCGGGGCCACCGCGACCGGCCGCACCACCACGGTGGCGATCACGATGAAGGACATGCATTACCACCCGTCCTCGGTGGAGGTGCCCGCCGGCAACCGGCTGGTGGTCCAGCTGCACAACGCCGATCCCGAGCAGACCCACGACCTGTACTTCGCCTCGGGGGCGACGTCGAGGCGACTGGCCCCCGGGCAGAGCCAGACGGTCGACGCCGGGATCATCACCGCCCCCACCCAGGGGTGGTGCACCATCGTCGGGCACCGGTCGATGGGGATGGAACTCGACGTGACGGTCGGTGGTGCCGCGGCCTCGCAGGCTGCCGGATCCACAGCGACCGCACGCCGGAAGGTCGATCTCACGAAGGCCCCCGGCAAGGGCTTCCGCACCCGCGACGCGAAACTCCCGGCGCTGTTGGCGGGCCGCGATCACGCGATGACCCTCACCGTCACCGAGTCGGTCCAGGAGGTGGCCCCCGGCGCCACCATCACGGCGATGACCTACGACGGGCGGGTGATGGGACCGGCGATCCACGCACGGATGGGTGACACGATGGACGTCCACCTGGTCAACCGCGGCACGATGGGCCACTCCATCGACTTCCACGCAGGCACCGTCTCGCCGAACGCCGTGATGCGCACCATCTCGCCGGGGGCCTCGCTGGACTACCGGTTCACCCTGCACCGGTCGGGGATCTGGCTCTACCACTGCTCGACGATGCCGATGAGTTCGCACATCGCAGCCGGCATGTACGGGGCCGTCGTCGTGCCGCCCCACGACCTGGCACGGGCCGACCGGGAGTACCTGCTGGTGCAGTCGGAGACCTACCTGGACGCCGCGAACGGCAAGGAGGTCGATGCCGACAAGATCGCCGCCGAGACCCCCGATCTCACCATGTTCAACGGGCATGCCAATCAGTACGTCTTCGCCCCGCTCACCGCGAAGGTCGGGGAGCGGGTCCGGATCTGGGTGCTGGCCGCGGGTCCGAGTCGTGGTATCTCATTCCATGTGGTGGGTACCCAGTTCGACACGGTCTTCAAGGAGGGCGCCTACCTGCTGCGCCCCGACAACGCCGAGGGCGGCGGATCCCAGGCCCTGGACCTGGCGAGCGCCCAGGGAGGGTTCGTGGAGATGGTCTTCGAGGAACCGGGCCGTTACACCTTCGTCAATCATTCCTTCGTCGAGATGGAGCGAGGGGCACGAGGACTCATCGAGGTGGTCTCATGA
- a CDS encoding FtsX-like permease family protein — protein sequence MSGLAPATDATPPEAIDLPGAGTARITWPILRMLARPTLADRHSWALPVTAFAVISTIILDVTAGAAMFWRIPGDLAVMYRGLSGLAVVLLVLPLVTLASSATRLSARRRDDRLSALRLLGATSGTLRLLTLAESGAYALAGSLAGVAGYAVSLPLLGMLPFNGGPIGVGSLLLGPGPLLGVIAALVVLALASSAVSLRRVEISPLGVRMRSDSQRVSALRIVAGAVVLVVAVGSAVIAPKLGASAAPIIVLALVLFAMGTGLAVINIVGPRLMSVYFRGRLRRARTAPALVAARMVLEAPKAAWRQVSALGSVCFVGVAGGAGVALLSQASNSGDDPAGAILVSDIRTGIILTIVFAFATVACSVGINQTSAVLDRRDIEVGLDLIGMTVAEQEEARRHAVLGPLWFVMAVSIASSVVVLLPLVGAALVLSPVTLAVTLGVIAAGAGMVAAGLRATRGTLIGVLEGGLARVE from the coding sequence ATGAGCGGCCTCGCCCCAGCCACGGATGCCACTCCGCCCGAGGCGATTGACCTCCCGGGAGCCGGAACGGCGCGCATCACCTGGCCGATCCTGCGGATGCTGGCCCGCCCCACCCTGGCCGACCGGCATTCCTGGGCGCTGCCGGTGACCGCCTTCGCCGTCATCTCGACGATCATCCTCGACGTGACCGCCGGGGCCGCGATGTTCTGGCGCATCCCCGGCGACCTGGCGGTGATGTACCGCGGCCTGTCGGGCCTGGCCGTGGTGCTGCTGGTGCTGCCCCTGGTGACGCTGGCCTCCTCGGCCACCCGGTTGTCGGCACGGCGCCGCGACGACCGGCTCTCGGCGCTGCGGCTGCTGGGAGCGACGTCGGGGACCCTGCGGCTGCTCACCCTGGCGGAGTCCGGGGCCTACGCCCTGGCGGGGTCGCTGGCCGGGGTGGCGGGGTACGCCGTCAGCCTGCCGCTGCTGGGGATGCTGCCGTTCAACGGCGGGCCGATCGGTGTGGGGTCCCTCCTGCTGGGTCCCGGGCCGCTGCTCGGCGTCATCGCCGCCCTGGTGGTGCTGGCGCTGGCCAGCTCGGCGGTGAGCCTGCGGCGGGTGGAGATCTCCCCGCTGGGGGTGCGGATGCGCTCCGACTCCCAGAGGGTCTCGGCGCTGAGGATCGTCGCGGGCGCGGTGGTGCTGGTGGTGGCCGTCGGCTCGGCGGTGATCGCGCCGAAGCTGGGAGCGTCTGCCGCCCCGATCATCGTGCTCGCACTCGTGCTGTTCGCGATGGGCACGGGTCTGGCGGTGATCAACATCGTGGGACCCAGGCTCATGTCGGTGTACTTCCGCGGCCGGCTGCGCCGGGCGAGGACGGCCCCGGCCCTGGTGGCCGCCCGGATGGTGCTGGAGGCCCCCAAGGCGGCGTGGCGCCAGGTCTCGGCACTGGGGTCGGTGTGCTTCGTCGGCGTGGCCGGCGGGGCGGGGGTGGCGCTGCTGAGCCAGGCCTCGAACTCCGGCGACGACCCGGCCGGGGCCATCCTGGTCTCCGACATCCGCACCGGCATCATCCTCACCATCGTCTTCGCCTTCGCGACGGTGGCCTGCTCGGTGGGCATCAACCAGACCTCGGCGGTGCTGGACCGCCGCGACATCGAGGTGGGACTGGATCTGATCGGCATGACCGTGGCCGAGCAGGAGGAGGCCAGACGCCACGCCGTGCTGGGACCGCTGTGGTTCGTGATGGCCGTCTCGATCGCCAGCTCCGTGGTGGTGCTGCTGCCCCTGGTCGGGGCGGCACTGGTGCTCTCGCCGGTCACCCTGGCGGTGACCCTGGGGGTGATCGCCGCGGGCGCGGGGATGGTGGCCGCTGGGCTGCGGGCCACCCGCGGCACCCTGATCGGGGTGCTGGAGGGCGGTCTGGCGCGGGTGGAGTAG
- a CDS encoding 6-phosphofructokinase, translated as MAKKKKVGILTAGGDCPGLNAAIRGFGKAAIRQHGMELIGFQDGVRGLAENRYVPLDGRALSGILTVGGTILGTSRDKVNRMVVDGETRDMIPTIKENYEKLGLDALVTLGGGGTARNANKLSKAGLNVLHLPKTIDNDIIGTDDSFGFSTALEIATDAIDRLHSTAHSHHRIILAEIMGHRAGWLALGSGIAGGADIILLPEVPYHLDAIVDAVEQRRKEGLNFSVIAVAEGARNETDALAMSGAQALVDESRNPDTKAAAKKAKADLERSMRDNTMKLATQLEDATGLESRVTILGYVQRGGTPCAQDRLLATRLGTKGAQLVDDGEFGIMVTAEGTGTGTIPLKEVGGKVKYVPLDHPWVEAARSVGTSLGDD; from the coding sequence ATGGCCAAGAAGAAGAAGGTCGGAATTCTCACCGCCGGTGGGGACTGCCCCGGCCTCAACGCCGCCATCCGCGGCTTCGGCAAGGCCGCCATCAGGCAGCACGGCATGGAGCTCATCGGCTTCCAGGACGGCGTCCGCGGGCTGGCTGAGAACCGCTACGTCCCGCTGGACGGCCGTGCCCTGTCGGGCATCCTCACCGTCGGCGGCACCATCCTGGGAACCAGCCGTGACAAGGTCAATCGCATGGTGGTCGACGGCGAGACCCGCGACATGATCCCCACCATCAAGGAGAACTACGAGAAGCTCGGGCTCGACGCCCTGGTGACTCTGGGCGGCGGAGGCACCGCGCGCAACGCCAACAAGCTCTCCAAGGCCGGCCTCAACGTCCTCCATCTGCCCAAGACGATCGACAACGACATCATCGGCACCGACGACTCCTTCGGCTTCTCCACCGCCCTGGAGATCGCCACCGACGCCATCGACCGGCTGCACTCCACGGCCCACTCCCACCACCGCATCATCCTCGCCGAGATCATGGGCCACCGGGCCGGCTGGCTGGCGCTCGGATCGGGCATCGCCGGTGGCGCCGACATCATCCTGCTGCCGGAGGTGCCCTACCATCTCGACGCCATCGTCGACGCCGTGGAGCAGCGCCGCAAGGAGGGGCTCAACTTCTCGGTGATCGCGGTGGCCGAGGGGGCGCGGAACGAGACCGATGCGCTGGCCATGTCGGGTGCCCAGGCCCTCGTCGACGAATCCAGGAACCCTGACACGAAGGCCGCCGCCAAGAAGGCGAAGGCAGATCTTGAGCGCTCGATGCGCGACAACACGATGAAGCTGGCCACCCAGCTGGAGGACGCCACCGGCCTGGAGTCCCGCGTCACCATCCTCGGCTACGTCCAGCGCGGTGGGACGCCGTGCGCTCAGGATCGCCTGCTGGCCACCCGGCTGGGCACCAAGGGCGCCCAGCTGGTCGATGACGGCGAGTTCGGGATCATGGTGACCGCCGAGGGTACCGGCACCGGCACGATTCCCCTCAAGGAGGTCGGCGGCAAGGTGAAATATGTGCCGCTGGACCACCCCTGGGTGGAGGCCGCCCGCTCTGTGGGCACCAGCCTGGGCGACGACTGA